One part of the Arabidopsis thaliana chromosome 1 sequence genome encodes these proteins:
- the PHI-1 gene encoding Phosphate-responsive 1 family protein (PHOSPHATE-INDUCED 1 (PHI-1); CONTAINS InterPro DOMAIN/s: Phosphate-induced protein 1 (InterPro:IPR006766); BEST Arabidopsis thaliana protein match is: Phosphate-responsive 1 family protein (TAIR:AT4G08950.1); Has 400 Blast hits to 400 proteins in 24 species: Archae - 0; Bacteria - 2; Metazoa - 0; Fungi - 0; Plants - 398; Viruses - 0; Other Eukaryotes - 0 (source: NCBI BLink).), with translation MASFVMGYFLLFAVAFMCLDARTDKTQDYTSFQYHKGALLTGDVSINLIWYGKFKPSQRAIVTDFVASLSSSRRSTMAQNPSVATWWKTVEKYYQFRKMTTTRGLSLSLGEQILDQGYSMGKSLTEKNLKDLAAKGGQSYAVNVVLTSADVTVQGFCMNRCGSHGTGSGSGKKGSRFAYIWVGNSETQCPGQCAWPFHAPVYGPQSPPLVAPNNDVGLDGMVINLASLMAATATNPFGDGYYQGPKTAPLEAGSACTGVYGKGSYPGYAGELLVDATTGGSYNVKGLNGRKYLLPALFDPKTDSCSTLF, from the coding sequence ATGGCTTCTTTTGTGATGGGATACTTCTTATTGTTCGCTGTTGCTTTCATGTGTTTGGATGCGAGAACGGACAAAACGCAAGATTATACGTCGTTTCAGTACCATAAAGGAGCTCTCCTCACCGGAGACGTTTCCATCAACCTAATCTGGTACGGTAAGTTTAAACCGTCGCAGCGTGCAATCGTAACCGATTTCGTTGCTTCCCTCTCGTCTTCCCGGAGATCGACCATGGCTCAAAATCCCTCAGTCGCCACGTGGTGGAAGACGGTGGAGAAGTATTACCAATTCCGCAAGATGACCACGACACGTGGACTCAGTCTCTCCCTCGGAGAACAGATCCTCGACCAAGGATACTCAATGGGAAAATCTTTAACAGAGAAAAACCTCAAAGACTTGGCCGCAAAAGGTGGCCAAAGCTACGCGGTTAACGTCGTGTTGACCTCAGCTGACGTGACGGTCCAAGGCTTTTGCATGAACAGATGCGGGTCACACGGGACTGGTTCCGGGTCAGGCAAGAAAGGATCAAGATTCGCTTACATCTGGGTTGGAAACTCAGAAACACAATGTCCAGGACAATGCGCGTGGCCATTCCACGCGCCGGTTTACGGACCGCAAAGCCCACCACTAGTGGCACCAAACAACGACGTTGGTTTAGACGGGATGGTGATTAACTTGGCGAGTCTCATGGCTGCGACGGCAACGAACCCGTTCGGAGATGGATATTACCAAGGGCCTAAAACGGCACCGCTTGAGGCTGGATCGGCTTGTACTGGAGTCTATGGGAAAGGTTCGTATCCTGGTTATGCTGGAGAGTTACTTGTGGATGCAACGACCGGTGGGAGTTATAACGTTAAGGGACTGAATGggagaaaatatttgttaccGGCTTTGTTTGACCCTAAAACAGATTCTTGCTCGACTCTGTTT